The stretch of DNA GCACGTACACCCCGCTCCGCACTCATCCACACGCCCCCACGCGTCCCCATACGTCCGCACACATCCATACACATCCATACACATCGTCAATACGCCCTGTTTTGCACACCCGAGCTGATTCAGGTACGGGCTTCGGGTTCCGGGTCGGTGGCGAGACGGCCGTGCAGATGGACATCGCGGAAGGTGTCGCGGCTGTCCTCGCCGAACATCGCGCCACGCAGGGTGCCCTCGTAGGCGTACCCGGCCCGTTCCGCCACACGGCAGGAGACGGTGTGCCCGATCCCGTGCCCCAGATCGAGCCGGTGCAGGCCGACTTCGGTGAAGCCCCAACGGGACGCGAGGGCGAGCGCCCGCCCCGCGACCCCCTTGCCGCGCGCTTCGGGCAGGACCCAGTAGCCGACGCGGGCCGCACGGAACATCGGTTCGACGGCGTTGAGCGACATCTGCCCGAGGGCCGTCCCGCTCACGGCGTCGGTCACACAGAAGGTGGCCGCCGCGCCGCGCTCCAGGGCCTCCTCTCTCGTCACGAGAAAGTCGAAGGCGTCCTCCATGGTCTCCAGCGGACGAACCGGGGTGTTCCAGCGGCGGAACTCCGGGTCGAGGCAGCCGCGCAGTACCGTTTCGGCGTCCTCCCGTGAACCGACACGCCAGTGACGCAACAGCAGGCCGTCACCGGCCGGCGCGGTACGAGGCAGGACGAAGGGTTCAGGGAAGTGCGACATACACCCATCCAACCATTCACCGCACGCGGCGGATTGAGGACCGCGGCCGAGGAATCCGCCCCGCCTGGCCCCTGTCGCACGCCGTCGCGTGATCAATCCGCAACCGCTTCCATTCTTGACCGATACCCATCAAGCGATGACAGCATTACGCTCCGTTCCATGGCCGACACGAACCGTCTCCCGTACGACCGCCCCGTCTACGTCATCGGCGGTGGCCCAGGCGGCCTGGCGGTGGCGGCCGAACTGCGGGCCAGAGGCGTCTACGTCATCGTCCTGGAGAAGTCGAACGCCGTGGGCGCCTCCTGGCGCGGCCATTACGACCGGCTGCGGCTGCACACCACCCGACGGCTGTCGTCGCTGCCGGGACTGCGCATACCTCGGTCGTTCGGACGGTGGGTGGCGCGTGACAACGTCGTCAGGTACCTGGAGAGGTACGCCGACTTCCACGAACTTGAGGTCGTCACCGGCGTCGAGGTCTCCTCGGTGGAGCGGGAGGAGGACGGTTCCGGCTGGCTGCTGCGTGCGAGCGGCGGCCGACTGCTGAGGGCCGGCGCGGTGGTGGTCGCCACCGGCTACAACCACACGCCCCGCATCCCCGACTGGCCTGGCCGCGACCAGTTCACCGGCGAACTGCTGCACGCCAACCGGTACCGCGCCCCCGCACCGTACGAAGGCAAGGACGTCCTCGTGGTCGGCGTCGGCAACACGGGCGCGGAGATAGCGACCGACTTGGCGGCGGGCGGCGCGGCCCGGGTACGGCTCGCCGTCCGTACCCCGCCCCACATCCTCCGCCGCTCGACGGCCGGCTGGCCCGCCCAGCGCAGCGGCATCCTGTGCCGCAGGCTGCCCGTCGCCCTCGTGGACCCACTCGCGGCCGTACTGGCGAGGATCAGCACCCCCGACCTGTCGG from Streptomyces tsukubensis encodes:
- a CDS encoding GNAT family N-acetyltransferase, encoding MSHFPEPFVLPRTAPAGDGLLLRHWRVGSREDAETVLRGCLDPEFRRWNTPVRPLETMEDAFDFLVTREEALERGAAATFCVTDAVSGTALGQMSLNAVEPMFRAARVGYWVLPEARGKGVAGRALALASRWGFTEVGLHRLDLGHGIGHTVSCRVAERAGYAYEGTLRGAMFGEDSRDTFRDVHLHGRLATDPEPEART